One part of the Candidatus Hydrogenedentota bacterium genome encodes these proteins:
- a CDS encoding ankyrin repeat domain-containing protein: MKMSSMSALAVLLLAVAAQVAFTENTGVPAPETPAEHAVHATLLSAAAAGDLYGAIDLLKAGAPLTGKNESGEDAFLAATKSGNAHLVEELLKAGADVDARDLLGNSALHLAAAANDVYMIQHLAARALDLNARNGNEYTPMHVAAEQGKPEAVLALIDLGANPDLTLKGQAQTEPLFMAAKAKQWNVVEALRARGFSYSITLAVTYRDYGSLEKTFADSPDSVNYADSIPRAGMSQGLTPLMMAVIMDDKEMVEYLLSKGADIHASTITGSTCLAIAVDQNQYEMIDLILSKGVDIDESSPAARNESVLLRTVRTGTPEMATYLIERGANINLLDFRGHSALHLAVEANRPEMITLLLDSGAYIDAKNRTAATPLHLASELGLPELAQILIDRGADINARDRLRHTPLDLAALAGKTGMVAELLRNGADPLLKDKEGLDTLHLAVASGHQELTGFLLDQGVDLETRDRNEATPLHTALAQGHKDLAAYLVERGADISARDVNGRTPLFTALSADLLDAAKLLVERGADPQWQDTQGRTPLYAAIESQTKASAEYLVSLGADVFRADGSGYTPLHMAAERGAPETVDYLLSLKPDVNALDDRGWSPLHVAARRGNVLVVKSLAMQGADMGLKTRDGQLALHISAANGHWGPAQLFVLQGIDINAPDVNGDTPLHLAAMGGFHRLVRLLIGRGADFVSVNAANKTPLTVAMELAENRPNPVGLTPYQIGQIRGLDQCVTYLRAVILDELAQAARTGDVAVLQHLLERHPEFVDAAVLGTPLISWAAQEGHLDAVEVLADRGARLTPAPDDVYPRSPLHDAAARGHAEVAQALLERGVDKELKDTSGKTAAELATENGYPGVADLIAAFSPAPQTGAAP; encoded by the coding sequence ATGAAGATGTCGAGTATGTCCGCCTTGGCCGTCCTCCTTCTTGCCGTCGCGGCGCAAGTCGCTTTTACGGAAAACACCGGCGTTCCCGCGCCCGAAACCCCGGCGGAGCACGCGGTCCACGCCACGCTCTTGAGCGCCGCCGCGGCCGGCGACCTTTACGGCGCAATCGACTTGCTCAAGGCGGGTGCTCCGCTCACCGGCAAGAATGAATCGGGCGAAGACGCTTTCCTGGCCGCTACAAAAAGCGGCAATGCGCATCTGGTCGAAGAACTGCTGAAAGCGGGCGCCGACGTGGATGCGCGAGACCTCCTCGGCAATTCCGCGCTGCACCTGGCTGCGGCGGCCAACGACGTCTACATGATCCAGCACCTGGCCGCGCGCGCGCTCGACCTCAACGCGCGGAATGGCAATGAATACACGCCCATGCACGTGGCAGCGGAACAGGGCAAGCCGGAAGCCGTGCTCGCGCTCATCGACCTGGGAGCTAATCCCGACCTTACCCTTAAAGGTCAAGCCCAGACGGAACCCCTTTTCATGGCCGCGAAAGCGAAGCAGTGGAACGTCGTCGAAGCCCTTCGCGCCCGCGGTTTTTCCTACAGCATCACTCTGGCGGTGACCTACCGGGATTACGGGTCCCTGGAAAAGACCTTCGCCGATTCGCCCGATTCCGTCAACTACGCGGACTCCATCCCGCGCGCGGGCATGTCGCAGGGGCTGACACCGCTCATGATGGCCGTCATTATGGACGACAAGGAGATGGTCGAGTACTTGCTGAGCAAGGGCGCCGATATCCATGCGTCGACCATCACCGGCTCAACCTGTCTCGCCATCGCCGTCGACCAGAACCAATACGAGATGATCGACTTGATCCTCTCCAAGGGCGTGGACATCGACGAATCGTCCCCCGCCGCGCGCAATGAATCCGTACTCCTGCGCACGGTGCGAACGGGCACGCCGGAGATGGCCACGTACCTGATTGAGCGCGGCGCAAATATCAACTTGCTTGATTTCCGGGGCCACAGCGCACTGCACCTGGCCGTCGAGGCGAATCGCCCCGAGATGATTACCCTGCTCTTGGACAGCGGCGCGTACATCGATGCGAAGAACCGCACCGCCGCGACGCCGCTGCATCTTGCGTCGGAATTGGGCCTGCCCGAACTGGCCCAGATACTGATTGACCGCGGCGCCGACATCAACGCCCGCGACCGGCTCCGCCACACGCCGCTGGACTTGGCGGCCCTGGCGGGGAAGACGGGGATGGTCGCGGAACTCCTGCGCAACGGCGCCGACCCGCTCCTGAAAGACAAAGAAGGGTTGGATACCTTGCATCTTGCGGTAGCGTCTGGGCATCAGGAATTGACGGGATTCCTGTTGGACCAGGGCGTTGACCTGGAGACCCGGGACCGCAATGAAGCCACGCCGTTGCATACGGCGCTGGCGCAAGGGCACAAGGACCTTGCGGCCTACCTCGTGGAGCGCGGCGCGGATATTTCGGCCCGGGATGTCAACGGGCGCACGCCGCTGTTCACGGCGCTGTCGGCGGACCTGCTGGATGCGGCCAAGTTGCTCGTGGAGCGCGGCGCGGACCCGCAATGGCAGGACACGCAGGGCCGCACCCCGCTCTATGCCGCAATCGAATCCCAGACCAAAGCCTCAGCGGAATACCTGGTGTCATTGGGCGCGGACGTCTTCCGCGCCGACGGCAGCGGTTATACCCCGTTGCACATGGCGGCGGAACGCGGCGCGCCGGAGACGGTGGATTACCTGTTATCTCTCAAGCCGGACGTCAACGCGCTGGACGACCGCGGCTGGTCTCCCCTGCATGTCGCGGCGCGCCGTGGCAATGTCTTGGTTGTAAAATCTCTGGCCATGCAGGGGGCGGATATGGGCCTTAAGACCCGGGATGGGCAATTGGCGCTGCATATTTCAGCGGCGAACGGGCATTGGGGGCCTGCCCAATTGTTCGTGCTGCAGGGGATCGACATCAACGCGCCCGATGTAAACGGGGATACGCCGCTGCACCTTGCCGCCATGGGCGGCTTTCATCGTCTGGTGCGCTTGCTTATCGGACGCGGCGCGGATTTCGTTTCGGTGAATGCCGCCAACAAGACCCCCTTGACGGTGGCCATGGAACTGGCCGAAAACAGGCCGAACCCTGTCGGGCTGACACCCTATCAGATCGGCCAGATACGGGGCCTGGACCAGTGCGTGACCTACCTGCGCGCGGTAATCCTGGATGAATTGGCTCAGGCCGCGCGCACAGGGGACGTGGCTGTATTGCAGCACCTGCTCGAACGGCATCCCGAATTCGTGGATGCGGCGGTGCTGGGCACGCCGCTGATCAGTTGGGCGGCGCAGGAAGGGCACCTGGATGCCGTGGAAGTGCTCGCGGACCGGGGCGCGCGCCTGACTCCCGCACCGGATGACGTGTATCCGCGTTCGCCGCTGCACGATGCTGCCGCGCGCGGCCACGCTGAAGTGGCGCAGGCGCTTCTCGAGCGCGGCGTGGACAAGGAACTGAAGGACACCTCAGGGAAAACAGCCGCGGAACTCGCAACGGAGAACGGCTATCCCGGCGTCGCGGACTTGATCGCCGCATTCTCCCCCGCCCCGCAGACCGGGGCTGCGCCATGA
- a CDS encoding iron-containing alcohol dehydrogenase gives AAACLPRAVEQGASDIDARAGMAYAALLSGIVLANAGLGIVHGLASPIGAFFPAPHGAVCAALVAAATEANIARLLAEHGPDHPALTKYSHAGTLLSGRDAHDVAAGCMLLVESLQAWTARFGLPRLGQFSITDADVPRIVAGAGNKNNPVALSKNEIAAIVKRCL, from the coding sequence GCCGCCGCGTGCCTGCCCCGGGCCGTCGAGCAAGGGGCAAGCGACATCGACGCGCGGGCAGGCATGGCCTATGCGGCCTTGCTGTCGGGAATCGTGCTCGCTAATGCCGGACTCGGCATTGTCCACGGTCTGGCCTCACCGATTGGCGCATTTTTTCCCGCGCCGCATGGGGCGGTGTGTGCCGCGCTGGTCGCCGCCGCAACGGAAGCGAATATCGCACGCCTGCTCGCCGAACACGGGCCGGACCATCCCGCCCTGACCAAATACTCGCATGCCGGGACACTCCTTTCCGGACGCGATGCCCACGATGTGGCGGCCGGCTGTATGCTGCTCGTCGAATCCCTGCAAGCATGGACTGCACGCTTCGGGTTGCCCCGTCTCGGGCAGTTTAGCATCACGGACGCCGATGTCCCCCGTATCGTCGCCGGCGCCGGCAACAAGAATAATCCCGTTGCACTGTCCAAGAACGAAATCGCCGCGATCGTGAAGCGCTGCCTGTAG
- a CDS encoding B12-binding domain-containing radical SAM protein: MRVQLLHPPIYVNRHAVQATRPSLPLGLAYIAAALRDSGHEVSVLDAVQRKPEQLTPDGRLHYVGMRPEEIVETLDPGTDAIGLSVMFSFTWPLVKRIVHRIREQYPGKVIVGGGEHLTGMPEYSLREAPFDCLVLGEGEATAQELFRALDNGRGNLEDIPGLAFLRDGRFVKTPPRERIREVDALRRPAWDLFDPEAYYRMRFVFGVDAGMTMPILATRGCPYECTYCSNAMMWGRRWYARDPAHVAEEIEEYHRTYGATNFPFHDLTAILKKSWIASFCEELLRRDLHITWQLPSGTRCEVVDGEVAALLRRTGGSSLTFAPESGSERTRVLVKKKMSEQDLMHAVRACTAERLNVSTFFVIGFPHDTREDLNASVRLAVRLAAAGVNDIALSLFFPIPNTRLYEDLVTAGRIQPSDEFLLTPLYAMETVIREEVNYCAHLTARQLTWFKYKILVAFYAVSFLVRPWRFFQILWNVVRGRETCKLDIFLNNRKRRLLGRFQA; the protein is encoded by the coding sequence ATGCGCGTGCAGCTCTTACACCCGCCCATCTATGTGAACCGTCACGCCGTGCAGGCGACGCGGCCCTCGCTGCCGCTCGGTCTTGCCTATATCGCCGCGGCCTTGCGAGACAGCGGGCATGAGGTCTCCGTTCTGGACGCCGTCCAAAGGAAACCGGAGCAACTGACGCCCGATGGCCGGTTGCACTACGTTGGCATGCGGCCCGAGGAGATTGTCGAGACTCTTGACCCCGGCACGGACGCGATCGGCCTGAGCGTCATGTTCTCGTTCACTTGGCCGCTCGTAAAACGCATCGTGCATCGCATACGCGAGCAATACCCCGGCAAGGTCATCGTTGGCGGGGGGGAGCATCTCACGGGCATGCCCGAGTATTCATTGCGCGAAGCGCCCTTCGACTGCCTGGTGCTCGGCGAAGGCGAAGCAACCGCTCAGGAACTGTTTCGAGCATTGGACAATGGCCGCGGCAATCTCGAGGACATTCCGGGCCTTGCGTTTCTTCGCGACGGCCGGTTCGTGAAAACACCGCCGCGCGAACGCATCCGCGAGGTGGATGCCTTGCGCCGTCCAGCCTGGGACCTCTTCGACCCCGAAGCGTATTACCGCATGAGATTCGTGTTCGGCGTGGACGCCGGGATGACCATGCCCATCCTGGCGACGCGCGGCTGTCCCTACGAATGCACCTACTGCTCGAACGCCATGATGTGGGGGCGCCGCTGGTACGCGCGCGATCCCGCCCACGTCGCCGAGGAAATCGAGGAATATCATCGCACCTATGGCGCGACGAATTTTCCGTTTCATGACCTTACGGCAATCCTCAAGAAATCCTGGATCGCCTCCTTTTGCGAGGAATTGCTGCGACGCGACTTGCACATCACCTGGCAACTGCCCAGCGGCACCCGCTGCGAGGTCGTGGATGGAGAAGTAGCCGCACTGCTGCGGCGGACGGGCGGGTCGTCCCTAACATTCGCGCCCGAAAGCGGCTCGGAACGCACTCGTGTTCTGGTCAAGAAGAAGATGTCCGAACAGGACTTGATGCATGCGGTGCGCGCATGCACCGCGGAGAGACTGAACGTCTCGACCTTCTTCGTGATTGGGTTTCCCCACGACACGCGCGAAGACCTGAACGCATCCGTACGCCTTGCGGTCCGGTTGGCCGCGGCCGGCGTAAACGACATCGCCCTGTCGCTCTTCTTCCCTATCCCGAACACGAGACTCTATGAAGACCTCGTCACGGCGGGGCGCATTCAGCCCTCGGACGAGTTCCTGCTCACGCCGCTATACGCGATGGAAACGGTCATCCGCGAGGAGGTGAATTACTGCGCCCATCTCACGGCGCGGCAATTGACCTGGTTCAAGTACAAGATTCTCGTGGCCTTTTACGCCGTCTCGTTTCTCGTGCGGCCCTGGCGTTTCTTTCAGATCCTCTGGAACGTCGTGCGGGGACGCGAGACCTGCAAGCTCGACATCTTCCTGAACAACCGCAAGCGGCGCCTGCTCGGACGGTTCCAGGCGTAG